In Micrococcus luteus NCTC 2665, a single window of DNA contains:
- the sufC gene encoding Fe-S cluster assembly ATPase SufC translates to MATLQITDLHVQIATENGPKEILKGLSLTIETGETHAIMGPNGSGKSTLASTIAGHPRYEVTSGSITLDGEDVLEMSVDERAQAGLFLAMQYPVEIPGVTMTNFLRTAKTALDGQAPSLRTWTKDVKGAFEALQIDPAFMNRNVNEGFSGGEKKRAEILQLELFKPKFAILDETDSGLDVDALRIVSEGVNRAQAQNEMGTLLITHYTRILNYIKPDHVHVLVDGRVAESGGPELAEQLEAEGYARFEKAAAGA, encoded by the coding sequence ATGGCAACCCTGCAGATCACCGACCTGCACGTGCAGATCGCGACCGAGAACGGCCCCAAGGAGATCCTGAAGGGCCTCTCCCTGACCATCGAGACGGGCGAGACCCACGCGATCATGGGCCCGAACGGCTCCGGCAAGTCCACCCTGGCCTCGACCATCGCCGGCCACCCGCGCTACGAGGTCACCTCCGGCTCCATCACGCTCGACGGCGAGGACGTGCTGGAGATGAGCGTCGACGAGCGCGCGCAGGCCGGCCTCTTCCTGGCCATGCAGTACCCCGTGGAGATCCCGGGCGTCACCATGACCAACTTCCTGCGCACCGCCAAGACCGCGCTCGACGGCCAGGCCCCCTCGCTGCGCACCTGGACCAAGGACGTCAAGGGCGCCTTCGAGGCCCTGCAGATCGACCCGGCGTTCATGAACCGCAACGTCAACGAGGGCTTCTCCGGCGGCGAGAAGAAGCGCGCCGAGATCCTCCAGCTCGAGCTGTTCAAGCCCAAGTTCGCGATCCTCGACGAGACCGACTCCGGCCTCGACGTCGACGCGCTGCGCATCGTCTCCGAGGGCGTCAACCGCGCCCAGGCGCAGAACGAGATGGGCACCCTGCTGATCACCCACTACACGCGGATCCTCAACTACATCAAGCCGGATCACGTGCACGTGCTGGTGGACGGCCGCGTCGCCGAGTCCGGCGGCCCGGAGCTCGCCGAGCAGCTCGAGGCCGAGGGCTACGCCCGCTTCGAGAAGGCCGCGGCGGGGGCCTGA
- a CDS encoding ABC transporter permease, whose amino-acid sequence MSTPVVDHRTPAGTGAHAGAAPLAARVLRQAGYETGTALRNGEQLLVTVVLPLLALVGVHVTGLLDTPGRSGLDVAVPGVLALAVISSAFTATAIATGFERRYDVLAALATTPLGTLGLVAGKALAVVALLLVQVSVIGGVGLALGWRPDPEGIPPALVALALGAAAFTALGLLLAGTARPEATLAVANLLWVLFGAVGGTVFPARVPGVDLLPSGALGTALRAALLDGAWSPVPLLVLTLWGAVAVAAALRWFRWRP is encoded by the coding sequence ATGAGCACGCCCGTCGTCGACCACCGGACCCCGGCCGGCACCGGAGCCCACGCCGGCGCCGCCCCGCTGGCCGCCCGCGTCCTGCGTCAGGCCGGCTACGAGACCGGCACCGCGCTGCGCAACGGCGAGCAGCTGCTCGTCACCGTGGTGCTGCCCCTGCTCGCGCTCGTGGGCGTGCACGTCACCGGCCTGCTGGACACTCCCGGCCGCTCGGGCCTGGACGTGGCCGTGCCCGGCGTGCTGGCCCTGGCCGTGATCAGCTCCGCGTTCACGGCCACCGCGATCGCCACGGGCTTCGAGCGTCGCTACGACGTGCTCGCCGCCCTGGCCACCACCCCGCTGGGCACGCTCGGCCTCGTCGCCGGCAAGGCCCTGGCGGTGGTGGCCCTCCTGCTGGTGCAGGTGAGCGTGATCGGCGGCGTCGGCCTGGCGCTCGGCTGGCGCCCGGACCCCGAGGGGATCCCGCCGGCCCTCGTCGCCCTCGCGCTGGGGGCCGCCGCCTTCACGGCCCTGGGGCTGCTGCTCGCCGGCACGGCCCGGCCGGAGGCGACCCTCGCCGTCGCCAACCTGCTGTGGGTGCTGTTCGGCGCCGTCGGCGGCACGGTGTTCCCCGCCCGGGTGCCCGGCGTGGACCTGCTCCCCTCCGGCGCGCTGGGCACGGCCCTGCGCGCCGCCCTCCTGGACGGGGCCTGGTCCCCCGTCCCCCTGCTCGTGCTCACCCTGTGGGGCGCCGTGGCCGTCGCGGCCGCGCTCCGCTGGTTCCGCTGGCGGCCCTGA
- a CDS encoding heme o synthase, translating to MSSSLESPSAARVAAEPGVVDRSPLPLRRKVRAYVELTKPRVIELLLVTTLPTMIFAQRGFPDVLTMIATLVGGALAAGASGTFNCYIDRDIDRVMKRTENRPLVTGEVTPREALVFAWVQTVVSLLILGFGANWLAAGLGVAAIFFYVVVYSLVLKRRTEQNIVWGGIAGCFPVLIGWAAVRGTVEWPAIVLFLVVFLWTPPHYWPLSMKYKRDYQQADVPMLGAIASARHVSNQVVLYAWATVACSLLLVPMGWAGMVYTAVALVVGGWFIWESHVLQVQAQREDFEDRKAMKVFHLSITYLTLLFIALAVDPFVGAPLMHFGA from the coding sequence ATGTCATCCTCCCTGGAGTCGCCGTCCGCCGCCCGCGTCGCCGCCGAGCCCGGCGTCGTCGACCGGTCCCCGCTGCCCCTGCGCCGCAAGGTGCGGGCGTACGTCGAGCTGACGAAGCCCCGGGTGATCGAGCTGCTGCTGGTGACCACGCTGCCGACCATGATCTTCGCGCAGCGCGGCTTCCCGGACGTGCTCACCATGATCGCCACGCTCGTCGGCGGTGCGCTCGCCGCCGGCGCCTCCGGCACCTTCAACTGCTACATCGACCGGGACATCGACCGGGTCATGAAGCGCACCGAGAACCGGCCGCTCGTCACCGGCGAGGTCACCCCGCGCGAGGCCCTCGTGTTCGCGTGGGTGCAGACGGTCGTGTCCCTCCTGATCCTCGGGTTCGGCGCCAACTGGCTGGCGGCTGGCCTGGGCGTGGCCGCCATCTTCTTCTACGTGGTCGTGTACTCGCTCGTGCTCAAGCGCCGCACGGAGCAGAACATCGTGTGGGGCGGCATCGCCGGCTGCTTCCCCGTGCTGATCGGCTGGGCGGCCGTGCGCGGGACCGTCGAGTGGCCGGCCATCGTGCTGTTCCTCGTGGTCTTCCTGTGGACGCCCCCGCACTACTGGCCGCTGTCCATGAAGTACAAGCGCGACTACCAGCAGGCCGACGTGCCGATGCTCGGCGCCATCGCCTCCGCGCGCCACGTCTCCAACCAGGTCGTGCTCTACGCGTGGGCCACCGTGGCCTGCTCCCTCCTGCTCGTGCCGATGGGCTGGGCCGGCATGGTCTACACCGCGGTCGCGCTCGTCGTCGGCGGCTGGTTCATCTGGGAGTCCCACGTGCTGCAGGTGCAGGCCCAGCGGGAGGACTTCGAGGACCGCAAGGCCATGAAGGTCTTCCACCTCTCCATCACCTACCTGACGCTGCTGTTCATCGCCCTGGCCGTGGACCCGTTCGTGGGCGCGCCGCTGATGCACTTCGGCGCCTGA
- the ypfJ gene encoding KPN_02809 family neutral zinc metallopeptidase: protein MSFNENVQIDAGRARSGGGGGLGGRGIAIGGGGGLLALLLAIFAPGLAEQLGIDTGGGSVGQSQYQQQTGPGGQSQPLSDEECASGADANQNTDCRVIATTEAADEFWGEYLAQFSDIQWRQPQLTLFQGGVSTGCGSASSATGPFYCPADESMYFDTAFFDTLQTDFGAEGGPLAEEYIVAHEYGHHVQHVTGYLQHSKDGTTGPTSGAVRAELQADCFAGMWAGHAASTVDPESGAPFLKPISRDQLRQAIDAASAVGDDRIQSTHTGRVDPEAFTHGTSEQRMAWFMRGYQSSQQEPDIRQCDTFRASSLDI, encoded by the coding sequence ATGAGCTTCAACGAGAACGTGCAGATCGACGCCGGCCGGGCCCGATCGGGCGGTGGCGGCGGGCTGGGGGGCCGGGGCATCGCCATCGGCGGTGGCGGCGGCCTGCTCGCGTTGCTGCTCGCGATCTTCGCCCCCGGGCTGGCCGAGCAGCTCGGGATCGACACGGGTGGCGGGTCCGTCGGCCAGAGCCAGTACCAGCAGCAGACGGGCCCGGGCGGCCAGAGCCAGCCCCTCTCGGACGAGGAGTGCGCCAGCGGTGCGGACGCCAACCAGAACACGGACTGCCGCGTCATCGCGACCACCGAGGCCGCGGACGAGTTCTGGGGCGAGTACCTCGCGCAGTTCTCGGACATCCAGTGGCGCCAGCCGCAGCTCACCCTGTTCCAGGGCGGCGTGAGCACCGGCTGCGGCAGCGCCTCCTCGGCCACGGGCCCGTTCTACTGCCCGGCGGACGAGTCCATGTACTTCGACACCGCGTTCTTCGATACGCTGCAGACCGACTTCGGCGCCGAGGGCGGGCCGCTGGCGGAGGAGTACATCGTGGCGCACGAGTACGGCCACCACGTCCAGCACGTCACCGGCTACCTGCAGCACTCCAAGGACGGGACCACCGGCCCGACCTCCGGCGCCGTGCGCGCGGAGCTGCAGGCCGACTGCTTCGCCGGCATGTGGGCCGGGCACGCCGCCTCCACCGTGGACCCCGAGTCCGGCGCGCCGTTCCTGAAGCCGATCTCGCGGGACCAGCTGCGCCAGGCCATCGACGCGGCCTCCGCCGTGGGCGATGACCGCATCCAGTCCACCCACACCGGTCGGGTGGACCCCGAGGCGTTCACGCACGGCACCTCCGAGCAGCGCATGGCCTGGTTCATGCGCGGCTACCAGAGCTCCCAGCAGGAGCCGGACATCCGTCAGTGCGACACGTTCCGGGCCTCCTCCCTGGACATCTGA
- a CDS encoding COX15/CtaA family protein encodes MSTTTPAARTAPAGLAARLPQRLTKATMALAVASLASEIGIIVTGGAVRLTGSGLGCPTWPTCSPESLTNTPEMGIHGYIEFGNRTLTFVLVVIAAAMFLSLWNLRGTHRSPFWLSVGLLAGIPAQALVGGVVVLTHLNPWWVAGHFIVSSIMVAVATLLVVRIAAERRAGRAGVPLVDGVTTSRSRAAAWAAFALTWAAVYLGTVVTGTGPHSGDPGSPRHEFDPLLVTRVHVVPVYLLLAAALVLFFTVRRAAGASRLQRAAVLRLLLALVFQAVVGYTQHFTGLPIGVVLLHMLGSALLVASATEAWDRQVARYVTAGPGAAVEAAAPARTVAAG; translated from the coding sequence GTGTCCACCACCACCCCCGCGGCCCGGACCGCCCCGGCCGGGCTCGCCGCCCGCCTGCCGCAGCGCCTCACGAAGGCGACCATGGCCCTCGCCGTGGCGTCCCTGGCGTCCGAGATCGGCATCATCGTCACCGGCGGCGCCGTGCGCCTCACCGGCTCCGGCCTGGGCTGCCCCACGTGGCCCACGTGCTCACCCGAGTCCCTCACCAACACCCCGGAGATGGGCATCCACGGCTACATCGAATTCGGCAACCGGACGCTGACGTTCGTCCTGGTGGTCATCGCCGCCGCCATGTTCCTGTCCTTGTGGAACCTGCGCGGCACCCATCGGAGCCCCTTCTGGCTCTCCGTGGGCCTGCTGGCCGGCATCCCCGCCCAGGCCCTCGTGGGCGGCGTCGTGGTCCTGACGCATCTGAACCCGTGGTGGGTGGCCGGTCACTTCATCGTGTCCTCGATCATGGTGGCCGTGGCGACCCTGCTCGTCGTGCGCATCGCGGCCGAGCGCCGCGCCGGCCGGGCGGGCGTGCCCCTCGTCGACGGCGTCACCACCAGCCGGTCCCGCGCCGCCGCATGGGCGGCGTTCGCGCTGACGTGGGCCGCCGTGTACCTGGGCACCGTGGTGACCGGCACGGGCCCGCACTCCGGCGACCCCGGCTCGCCGCGCCACGAGTTCGACCCGCTGCTGGTCACGCGGGTCCACGTGGTCCCGGTGTACCTGCTCCTGGCGGCCGCCCTCGTCCTGTTCTTCACGGTGCGCCGCGCGGCCGGCGCCTCCCGCCTGCAGCGCGCCGCCGTGCTGCGGCTCCTGCTCGCCCTCGTGTTCCAGGCCGTCGTGGGCTACACCCAGCACTTCACGGGCCTGCCGATCGGCGTGGTCCTGCTGCACATGCTCGGCTCGGCACTGCTCGTGGCGTCGGCGACGGAGGCCTGGGACCGGCAGGTCGCCCGCTACGTCACGGCCGGACCCGGCGCCGCGGTCGAGGCCGCCGCGCCCGCGCGCACCGTCGCCGCGGGCTGA
- the sufD gene encoding Fe-S cluster assembly protein SufD yields the protein MTDTVENTQRTMIPGMGEEGEKLTVAQNPAARAGGRERNAAGSRADRLSSFELSDFPVLTGREEDWRFTPLKRLGGLHLPEGDDARLTGAAPAVTVAEQAGVTVETVARADARVGSVLTPDDRVSAAAWNSVSEATVVTISGEVAEPVRIDVVGSSADPAAMHLTVLVEENAQADVVIAHRGTAVLAQNVEFDVRRDARLNVVALQAWEGDAVHVSAQQASVATNAHFKHVAVSYGGGVVRLTPTARFAAERGEAEMYGLYFADAGQHLENRLFVDHNQPDCVSNVLYKGALQGTDARTVWVGDVLIRKEAEGTDTYEKNQNLLLSDGARADSVPNLEIETGVIEGAGHASATGRFDETQLFYLMARGIPETEARRLIVRGFLNEIIQKIGVGDVEDELTAVMEDELRIAQL from the coding sequence ATGACCGACACCGTGGAGAACACCCAGCGGACCATGATCCCGGGCATGGGCGAGGAGGGCGAGAAGCTCACCGTCGCGCAGAACCCGGCCGCCCGGGCCGGGGGCCGGGAGCGCAACGCCGCGGGCTCGCGCGCCGATCGCCTCAGCTCCTTCGAGCTGTCCGACTTCCCCGTGCTCACGGGGCGCGAGGAGGACTGGCGCTTCACCCCGCTCAAGCGCCTGGGCGGGCTGCACCTGCCCGAGGGCGACGACGCGCGCCTGACCGGCGCCGCGCCCGCCGTGACCGTGGCCGAGCAGGCCGGCGTCACGGTGGAGACCGTGGCCCGCGCCGACGCCCGCGTCGGCTCCGTCCTGACCCCGGACGACCGCGTGTCCGCCGCGGCCTGGAACTCGGTCTCCGAGGCCACCGTCGTCACGATCTCCGGCGAGGTCGCCGAGCCGGTGCGCATCGACGTCGTCGGCTCCTCCGCAGACCCGGCCGCGATGCACCTGACCGTGCTCGTGGAGGAGAACGCGCAGGCCGACGTCGTGATCGCCCACCGCGGCACCGCCGTGCTGGCCCAGAACGTCGAGTTCGACGTGCGCCGCGACGCCCGCCTGAACGTGGTCGCGCTGCAGGCCTGGGAGGGCGATGCCGTGCACGTCTCGGCCCAGCAGGCCTCGGTCGCCACGAACGCGCACTTCAAGCACGTGGCCGTGTCCTACGGCGGCGGCGTGGTGCGGCTGACCCCGACCGCGCGGTTCGCCGCCGAGCGCGGCGAGGCCGAGATGTACGGCCTGTACTTCGCCGACGCCGGTCAGCACCTCGAGAACCGCCTGTTCGTGGACCACAACCAGCCGGACTGCGTCTCGAACGTGCTCTACAAGGGCGCCCTGCAGGGCACGGACGCGCGCACCGTGTGGGTGGGCGACGTGCTGATCCGCAAGGAGGCCGAGGGCACGGACACGTACGAGAAGAACCAGAACCTGCTGCTCTCCGACGGGGCGCGCGCGGACTCGGTGCCGAACCTGGAGATCGAGACCGGCGTGATCGAGGGTGCGGGCCACGCGTCCGCGACCGGCCGCTTCGACGAGACCCAGCTGTTCTACCTGATGGCCCGCGGCATCCCCGAGACCGAGGCCCGCCGCCTGATCGTGCGCGGCTTCCTCAACGAGATCATCCAGAAGATCGGTGTCGGCGACGTCGAGGACGAGCTGACCGCCGTCATGGAGGACGAGCTCCGCATCGCGCAGCTCTGA
- a CDS encoding ABC transporter ATP-binding protein → MPRPPLTPDPVPRDEPVLRLSDVHRNLGRGRSRTPVLRGVDLTARAGAVTVLLGPNGAGKSTTLGLCHGMDRPDAGTVRVFGADPWRASADLRARIGVMWQEGGLPPAIPARRFIGHVASLYRDPLPVEPLLERLLIADVAGRPLRRLSGGQRQRVALAVALVGRPDMLFLDEPTAGLDPETRPVVHDVVREQTDRGAAVLLTTHLLDDAERLADDVAILRAGRVVRSGSLAELTRVAEGDVVDVDFGDASPDAVRAWADTLPAPLRVAGLDESARLRVAGVRGPDDLAVLASSWREHALMPTRFERAGLRLEQILRETAA, encoded by the coding sequence GTGCCCCGACCTCCCCTGACCCCGGATCCCGTGCCGCGCGACGAGCCCGTCCTGCGCCTGAGCGACGTCCACCGGAACCTCGGCCGCGGCCGGTCCCGCACCCCTGTCCTGCGGGGCGTCGACCTCACAGCCCGTGCCGGCGCCGTCACGGTGCTGCTCGGCCCCAACGGGGCCGGCAAGTCCACCACCCTCGGCCTCTGCCACGGCATGGACCGGCCCGACGCCGGCACCGTGCGCGTGTTCGGCGCAGACCCGTGGCGGGCCTCCGCCGACCTGCGCGCCCGCATCGGCGTGATGTGGCAGGAGGGCGGCCTGCCGCCCGCGATCCCCGCCCGCCGCTTCATCGGCCATGTGGCGTCCCTGTACCGCGACCCGCTGCCCGTCGAGCCGCTGCTCGAGCGCCTGCTGATCGCCGACGTCGCCGGCCGCCCCCTGCGCCGCCTCTCCGGTGGCCAGCGCCAGCGCGTGGCGCTCGCGGTCGCCCTCGTCGGCCGGCCGGACATGCTGTTCCTCGACGAGCCCACCGCGGGCCTCGACCCGGAGACCCGGCCCGTCGTGCACGACGTCGTGCGGGAACAGACCGACCGCGGCGCCGCCGTGCTGCTGACCACGCACCTGCTCGACGACGCCGAGCGGCTCGCGGACGACGTCGCCATCCTGCGCGCCGGCCGCGTGGTGCGCTCCGGCTCGCTGGCCGAGCTCACGCGCGTGGCCGAGGGCGACGTCGTCGACGTGGACTTCGGCGACGCCTCCCCCGACGCCGTCCGCGCCTGGGCCGACACCCTGCCCGCGCCGCTGCGCGTGGCCGGCCTCGACGAGTCCGCCCGCCTGCGGGTGGCCGGCGTCCGCGGCCCGGACGACCTGGCCGTCCTCGCGTCGAGCTGGCGGGAGCACGCCCTGATGCCCACCCGATTCGAGCGCGCCGGACTGCGCCTCGAGCAGATCCTCCGGGAGACCGCCGCATGA
- a CDS encoding helix-turn-helix transcriptional regulator, protein MLQLVLTRGPVSAAEIGRELELTAAAVRRHLDALEEDSLVEVKRVTAARGAGRPSRRYVVTSHAQKHLPKDHLAVALDTLARLEELGGEEEVRRAARHAFREIEERFTAAVGGRETALQDRTRILARVLDEAGYAGTLRHFGAGLAPTLRADQVCQGHCPFQGIPARHPEFCEEETALFARLLEVDVRRLSTLAAGAHVCTTHVPLGRD, encoded by the coding sequence GTGCTGCAGCTGGTCCTGACTCGTGGACCCGTGAGCGCGGCCGAGATCGGTCGCGAGCTGGAGCTGACCGCCGCCGCCGTGCGCCGCCACCTGGACGCGCTCGAGGAGGACTCGCTCGTCGAGGTCAAGCGGGTCACCGCGGCCCGCGGCGCGGGACGGCCCTCCCGCCGCTACGTGGTCACCTCGCACGCGCAGAAGCACCTGCCCAAGGACCACCTCGCGGTGGCCCTGGACACTCTGGCCCGCCTCGAGGAGCTCGGCGGGGAGGAGGAGGTGCGCCGCGCCGCGCGCCACGCCTTCCGTGAGATCGAGGAGCGCTTCACGGCCGCCGTCGGCGGCCGGGAGACCGCGCTCCAGGACCGCACCCGGATCCTCGCCCGGGTCCTCGACGAGGCCGGCTACGCCGGCACGCTGCGCCACTTCGGCGCGGGCCTGGCGCCCACCCTCCGCGCGGACCAGGTCTGCCAGGGGCACTGCCCGTTCCAGGGAATTCCCGCCCGCCATCCGGAGTTCTGTGAAGAGGAGACCGCGCTGTTCGCCCGCCTGCTCGAGGTGGACGTGCGCCGGCTCTCGACCCTCGCCGCCGGCGCCCACGTGTGCACCACACATGTGCCGCTGGGCCGCGACTGA
- a CDS encoding metal-sulfur cluster assembly factor: MTETTNQAPTEDIREALKDVIDPELGVNVVDLGLLYGLHYADDGALLVDMTLTTAACPLTDEIEDQVSRAIGTMVDEWRLNWVWMPPWGPERITEDGRDQMRALGFNI; encoded by the coding sequence ATGACGGAGACCACGAACCAGGCGCCCACGGAGGACATCCGTGAGGCCCTCAAGGACGTGATCGACCCGGAGCTGGGCGTCAACGTCGTGGACCTGGGCCTGCTCTACGGGCTGCACTACGCCGACGACGGCGCGCTGCTCGTGGACATGACCCTGACCACCGCGGCCTGCCCGCTCACGGACGAGATCGAGGACCAGGTCTCCCGCGCGATCGGCACCATGGTGGACGAGTGGCGGCTGAACTGGGTCTGGATGCCCCCGTGGGGCCCCGAGCGGATCACCGAGGACGGCCGCGACCAGATGCGCGCCCTCGGCTTCAACATCTGA
- the sufB gene encoding Fe-S cluster assembly protein SufB, producing MTDQIVQRDSAETADPGVIQEILDKNPELNAIGAYQYGWADSDAAGEKAVRGLNEDVVRDISGKKDEPEWMRNLRLKALKYFERKPMPAWGPDLSGIDFDNIKYFVRSTEGQAKTWEDLPEDIRNTYERLGIPEAERERLVAGVAAQYESEVVYHQIREDLEEQGVVFLDTDTALKEHPEIFEEYFGTVIPVGDNKFASLNTAVWSGGSFVYVPKGVHVEIPLQAYFRINTENMGQFERTLIIADEDSYVHYIEGCTAPIYNSDSLHSAVVEIVVKKNARVRYTTIQNWSTNVYNLVTKRAVVEAGGTMEWIDGNIGSKVTMKYPAVYLTGEHATGETLSVAFAGKDQHQDTGSKMVHMAPHTNSSIVSKSVARSGGRAAYRGLVQIAEGANGSANSVVCDALLVDTVSRSDTYPYIDIREDDVTLGHEATVSKVSEEQLFYLMSRGMSEDEAMAMIVRGFIEPIARELPMEYALELNKLIELQMEGSVG from the coding sequence ATGACCGACCAGATCGTCCAGCGGGACTCCGCGGAGACCGCCGACCCCGGCGTGATCCAGGAGATCCTCGACAAGAACCCCGAGCTCAACGCCATCGGCGCCTACCAGTACGGCTGGGCCGACTCCGACGCGGCCGGCGAGAAGGCCGTCCGCGGTCTGAACGAGGACGTCGTGCGCGACATCTCCGGCAAGAAGGACGAGCCGGAGTGGATGCGCAACCTGCGCCTCAAGGCCCTCAAGTACTTCGAGCGCAAGCCGATGCCGGCGTGGGGCCCGGACCTGTCCGGCATCGACTTCGACAACATCAAGTACTTCGTGCGCTCCACCGAGGGCCAGGCCAAGACCTGGGAGGACCTGCCCGAGGACATCCGCAACACCTACGAGCGCCTGGGCATCCCCGAGGCCGAGCGCGAGCGTCTCGTGGCCGGCGTCGCCGCCCAGTACGAGTCCGAGGTCGTCTACCACCAGATCCGCGAGGACCTGGAGGAGCAGGGCGTCGTGTTCCTCGACACCGACACCGCGCTCAAGGAGCACCCGGAGATCTTCGAGGAGTACTTCGGCACCGTGATCCCGGTCGGCGACAACAAGTTCGCCTCCCTGAACACGGCCGTGTGGTCCGGCGGCTCCTTCGTGTACGTGCCCAAGGGCGTGCACGTGGAGATCCCGCTGCAGGCCTACTTCCGCATCAACACGGAGAACATGGGCCAGTTCGAGCGGACGCTGATCATCGCGGACGAGGACTCGTACGTGCACTACATCGAGGGCTGCACCGCCCCGATCTACAACTCCGACTCGCTGCACTCGGCCGTCGTGGAGATCGTGGTGAAGAAGAACGCCCGCGTGCGCTACACCACCATCCAGAACTGGTCCACGAACGTGTACAACCTCGTGACCAAGCGCGCCGTGGTCGAGGCCGGCGGCACCATGGAGTGGATCGACGGCAACATCGGCTCCAAGGTGACCATGAAGTACCCGGCCGTGTACCTGACCGGCGAGCACGCCACCGGCGAGACCCTCTCCGTCGCGTTCGCGGGCAAGGACCAGCACCAGGACACCGGCTCCAAGATGGTGCACATGGCCCCGCACACGAACTCCTCGATCGTGTCCAAGTCCGTGGCCCGCAGCGGCGGCCGCGCCGCCTACCGCGGCCTGGTGCAGATCGCCGAGGGCGCGAACGGCTCCGCCAACTCGGTGGTGTGCGACGCCCTGCTCGTGGACACGGTCTCCCGCTCCGACACGTACCCGTACATCGACATCCGCGAGGACGACGTGACCCTCGGCCACGAGGCGACCGTCTCGAAGGTGTCCGAGGAGCAGCTCTTCTACCTCATGAGCCGCGGCATGTCCGAGGACGAGGCCATGGCCATGATCGTGCGCGGTTTCATCGAGCCGATCGCCCGCGAGCTGCCCATGGAGTACGCGCTCGAGCTCAACAAGCTGATCGAACTGCAGATGGAAGGATCGGTGGGCTGA